A genomic region of Candidatus Melainabacteria bacterium contains the following coding sequences:
- a CDS encoding RES domain-containing protein, translated as MLVYRICGARNSALDGEGSRLYGGRWNAPGRPAVYTSTHLSLAALEYLVHVDFDNLPVDLVWLKIEVPDAASIETFPGLKAPNERDAEAFGDDWLASERSLCLNVPSAVLSVERNVILNPIHSEMPNVSTLETNVFEFDDRLFKR; from the coding sequence ATGCTCGTTTATCGGATTTGCGGAGCACGGAATTCAGCGCTCGATGGAGAAGGTTCGCGGTTGTACGGTGGGCGCTGGAATGCACCAGGACGTCCCGCCGTATACACGTCTACGCATCTATCTTTAGCGGCGTTGGAATACCTGGTTCATGTAGATTTCGATAACTTGCCTGTTGACCTGGTTTGGCTCAAGATCGAAGTCCCAGATGCCGCCAGCATTGAGACATTTCCTGGTCTGAAAGCACCAAACGAAAGGGATGCTGAGGCTTTTGGTGATGACTGGCTAGCGTCCGAAAGATCATTATGTTTGAACGTACCATCTGCAGTTCTGTCTGTCGAACGAAATGTCATCCTAAATCCTATCCATAGCGAAATGCCTAATGTCAGCACGCTTGAGACGAATGTTTTTGAATTCGATGACCGGCTATTTAAGCGTTAG
- a CDS encoding universal stress protein, whose protein sequence is MKIVVAFSSPKRSANTVELAAKHAKAMDAELILLRIIPDPEKVGVVAQLISTERPIDTAQRQIDEVVARLKEQGINASGLVKLGEVAKGIMKGAEELQADLLYVGTTNIAKRPIFLMKRDPIVRYLVDHCSISLCLVRRDFPGEDPKSGSGESS, encoded by the coding sequence ATGAAAATCGTCGTCGCCTTCAGCAGCCCTAAGCGCAGTGCCAACACAGTTGAGCTTGCCGCAAAACATGCAAAAGCCATGGACGCTGAATTGATCCTGCTGCGCATTATTCCAGACCCTGAAAAGGTCGGAGTAGTGGCACAGCTCATCTCAACCGAGCGACCGATCGACACAGCTCAACGACAGATTGACGAAGTAGTAGCTCGGCTGAAAGAGCAGGGTATAAACGCCTCTGGTCTCGTCAAATTAGGGGAAGTCGCTAAAGGCATAATGAAAGGCGCCGAGGAGTTACAAGCCGACCTGCTCTACGTCGGCACGACCAATATTGCCAAACGCCCGATTTTCTTGATGAAGCGCGACCCGATTGTGCGCTACCTCGTCGACCACTGCTCCATATCGCTCTGCCTTGTCAGGCGAGACTTTCCAGGCGAAGACCCGAAGAGCGGATCTGGCGAATCAAGCTGA
- a CDS encoding insulinase family protein produces MSNLDDRARVITAPDELVVNLEITLLANQARKLLAFILSLTLLIVGFCPPPTMAQNQRVQAQVLPNGLKVLLVEDHSFPVVSCFVWYKVGSRNETPGMTGISHLVEHMLFHNVGTYRKGELGATIVRNGGQFNGFTSDDFTAFFETVHPSKLDLMLRIEADRMRKANFTAQDLKEELVRINQDIEEQARDPQATLAREVRSTAFSQHPYRHPAIGYKTDLENMTVQDVKAFYDKYYHPENATLVIVGDMNTQAVLGAVVKHFALLPKSPNPIPVVRTIEPPQQAERRVIMHQPGKRDLVEIAYHAPPFSDGDAPALMIMEKLMNAQLSGRLRKLVESKSALTAKSAYELKKDPGLFTVSFTIAPGTLQKLLEGWDGAINQIKAQGASDAELRRAKNLAEFSYASENDGPYHVAFNLGFCECLQTYQLASVWPEKVKAVTNADLQRVAKRYFAQENRVVGLLATPVSVPKPAPNPPAPPSKVPTKSAPSADSEAEPHHHEQHPKPYLHTHITGYKKDDWTLPQTKSSGTDTQLIAQRSVNQLDVPINGALKSPTKSESPAGASKMPAGTGSTTKSPASAGGPTKSSTSASGGTGAASGPGGVSGSSAASGATSNGANGPGAGPGTGAGAAAGAPRQPAKPLVLESTPTRVQERVLKNGLTVLVLENHLSPIVQIGGLVRAGTAFEPPTKKGISDVMTACMNNGTAKYTRAQLQQAQEDLGMAPNAMLQFESGLQTIGFRTRCLPRDLSAVLGFVGSCLREPLVQGPDLDKAKRDVLAHFKQIDDSSTIKTERALLRSLISPNSPYYPDDLNQKATSIATFKSSELDDFHGENVLPEATTIVVVGDVTAEMVFRLADQTFGSWEQNTSTAKNFPPMEPNQRRIVKTSIPIKDKSKTFVTIGRLVNTPADTSNYAYLMMADCVLNNHPIFSRMAQRVGADPALADNLSPDAVDTKFVPLGNSVAWALNIPVEPNIVPTVATVVQAELRKFARTPITPEEFSEVKRFLVNAVPVRQFSTATDAAKTILECYIQSGGHDGFNEQLTNLRSAKLDNLNKFVRSDLKPDQSSLVIAGTTATMKRVHGGKSGAVPEPREAVPARDSGESVPSALSP; encoded by the coding sequence GTGTCTAACCTGGATGACCGTGCTAGAGTCATCACTGCCCCTGATGAACTGGTCGTGAATTTGGAGATAACTCTGTTGGCGAATCAAGCGCGCAAACTTTTAGCATTCATTCTTTCACTGACATTGCTGATTGTCGGGTTTTGTCCGCCGCCGACAATGGCCCAGAACCAACGCGTCCAGGCTCAGGTTTTGCCTAACGGTCTGAAAGTCCTTCTTGTTGAGGATCATTCTTTCCCTGTCGTCTCCTGCTTCGTCTGGTACAAAGTCGGTTCGCGCAATGAAACCCCTGGAATGACCGGCATCAGTCACCTTGTTGAGCACATGCTCTTTCACAATGTCGGTACGTATCGAAAAGGTGAATTGGGTGCCACGATTGTTCGCAACGGTGGTCAATTCAACGGATTTACCAGTGACGACTTCACCGCATTTTTCGAAACGGTTCATCCGTCAAAATTAGATTTGATGTTGCGCATCGAAGCCGATCGCATGCGCAAAGCGAATTTCACTGCCCAGGATCTAAAAGAGGAACTGGTTCGCATTAACCAGGACATTGAGGAGCAGGCAAGAGACCCACAAGCGACCCTGGCTAGAGAAGTGCGTTCTACAGCGTTTTCGCAGCATCCCTACAGACATCCCGCTATCGGTTACAAGACCGATCTGGAGAACATGACAGTCCAGGATGTGAAAGCTTTTTATGACAAGTATTATCATCCCGAGAATGCCACGCTGGTAATTGTTGGTGACATGAACACACAAGCTGTGTTGGGCGCTGTCGTTAAGCATTTCGCCCTCTTACCAAAGTCACCAAATCCGATACCGGTTGTGCGCACTATTGAGCCTCCGCAGCAGGCTGAACGCCGAGTCATCATGCATCAGCCCGGCAAACGCGACCTCGTGGAGATCGCCTATCACGCACCACCTTTCTCTGATGGTGACGCGCCTGCACTTATGATCATGGAAAAGCTGATGAATGCGCAGTTATCGGGCAGGCTGAGAAAGTTGGTCGAGAGTAAGTCTGCTCTTACTGCAAAGTCTGCCTATGAGCTGAAGAAAGATCCAGGTCTATTTACGGTTAGTTTTACGATTGCGCCTGGAACTTTGCAGAAGCTGTTGGAAGGCTGGGATGGAGCCATCAATCAAATCAAGGCTCAAGGTGCTTCTGATGCCGAGTTGCGACGGGCGAAGAATCTGGCGGAATTTTCTTATGCTTCTGAAAATGATGGGCCATATCACGTAGCATTCAATCTGGGTTTCTGCGAATGCTTGCAAACGTATCAGTTGGCATCTGTATGGCCGGAAAAAGTGAAGGCTGTTACTAATGCCGATCTGCAGCGTGTGGCGAAACGATATTTTGCTCAAGAGAATCGCGTTGTCGGTCTACTTGCGACACCCGTATCAGTACCGAAACCTGCACCCAATCCACCGGCTCCTCCGAGTAAAGTTCCGACTAAGTCAGCTCCCTCTGCGGACTCAGAGGCGGAGCCCCACCATCATGAGCAGCATCCGAAGCCTTATTTGCACACTCACATAACCGGTTACAAGAAGGATGACTGGACTCTTCCTCAGACAAAGTCGTCTGGCACTGATACTCAATTGATTGCTCAACGGAGCGTTAATCAGTTGGATGTTCCGATTAACGGCGCTCTTAAGAGCCCCACTAAGTCGGAGTCGCCCGCTGGTGCTTCAAAGATGCCGGCTGGAACTGGTTCGACGACTAAGTCTCCAGCTTCAGCAGGTGGCCCTACAAAGTCATCTACGTCTGCATCAGGAGGGACGGGAGCGGCTTCAGGACCAGGTGGCGTGTCTGGATCGTCCGCAGCGTCTGGCGCGACCTCTAACGGAGCCAATGGCCCGGGCGCAGGACCCGGCACAGGTGCAGGCGCCGCAGCAGGAGCACCCCGCCAACCTGCCAAACCGCTTGTTCTCGAGTCTACGCCTACACGCGTTCAGGAGCGTGTTCTGAAGAATGGTCTGACTGTGCTCGTGTTGGAAAACCATCTGTCACCGATAGTGCAAATCGGCGGTCTTGTTCGTGCAGGCACAGCCTTCGAACCGCCCACTAAGAAAGGGATTTCTGATGTGATGACTGCTTGCATGAACAACGGCACAGCAAAATATACTCGTGCTCAGTTGCAGCAAGCGCAAGAAGATCTCGGAATGGCACCGAATGCGATGCTGCAATTCGAATCTGGTCTTCAGACTATCGGCTTCAGAACTCGATGTTTGCCTCGCGACCTTTCAGCAGTGTTGGGTTTTGTCGGCTCGTGTTTGCGCGAGCCGCTTGTACAAGGTCCCGACCTGGACAAGGCTAAGCGTGATGTACTGGCGCATTTTAAACAAATCGACGATTCGTCGACAATAAAAACAGAGCGTGCGCTCCTGCGCAGTCTGATTTCACCTAACTCTCCTTATTATCCTGATGACTTGAATCAGAAAGCTACTTCAATTGCCACATTTAAGTCGTCTGAGCTGGATGATTTCCACGGAGAAAATGTTCTTCCTGAGGCAACAACGATTGTCGTGGTTGGCGATGTCACCGCAGAGATGGTTTTCAGGTTGGCCGACCAGACCTTCGGCAGTTGGGAGCAGAATACCTCCACAGCTAAGAACTTTCCGCCTATGGAACCAAATCAGAGGCGCATCGTTAAAACATCTATTCCTATAAAGGATAAGTCCAAAACTTTTGTCACTATTGGCCGCCTGGTCAATACTCCGGCAGATACATCGAATTACGCATATCTGATGATGGCAGATTGTGTGCTCAATAATCACCCCATCTTTTCGCGTATGGCGCAGCGAGTCGGTGCCGATCCGGCACTTGCGGATAATCTGTCACCCGACGCTGTTGATACTAAATTCGTACCATTAGGTAATTCTGTTGCATGGGCATTGAATATACCTGTGGAACCAAATATAGTGCCAACTGTAGCTACAGTCGTACAGGCGGAACTGCGTAAATTCGCTCGCACCCCGATTACGCCCGAGGAGTTCAGCGAGGTAAAGCGATTCCTCGTCAATGCTGTTCCGGTGAGGCAGTTCAGCACTGCAACAGATGCCGCCAAAACGATTCTGGAGTGCTACATCCAGAGCGGAGGGCACGACGGCTTCAACGAGCAGCTGACAAATCTGCGCTCGGCGAAGCTGGATAATTTGAATAAGTTCGTTCGCAGCGACCTTAAACCTGATCAATCTTCGCTCGTTATCGCCGGTACAACGGCCACCATGAAACGGGTGCACGGCGGAAAGTCCGGCGCCGTTCCAGAACCTCGTGAGGCAGTGCCGGCAAGAGATAGCGGTGAATCCGTACCTTCTGCGCTTTCTCCCTGA
- a CDS encoding inorganic phosphate transporter, with amino-acid sequence MGVETIVAVFAIVLALGFDFVNGFHDTANAVATVIYTKALKPGVAIVMSGILNFLGAVLVGTAVATVITKIIPAAVVTLPIVVAVLLAALIWNLITWWYGIPVSSSHCLIASLFGAGVTAAGFTGVDWSELYKVMAALFLSPLIGFFAGWLLTWLTLKLSKEKDNPPGTKHEHSKLMRFLHVIASASVSFSHGSNDGQKTMGIITLILGTHFSGYTTNHVPLWVIMSAATAMALGTIIGGWRVIRTVGTKISRERLSHSQGFGASMSTALIILAASHIGAPISTTHTLSSAVAGGTIPAHGKEKLNPKTMKLLLSAWVLTIPIAAALAAICYSILRIIWHP; translated from the coding sequence ATGGGTGTCGAAACAATAGTTGCAGTCTTTGCAATTGTTTTAGCGCTTGGCTTTGACTTCGTAAACGGCTTTCACGACACCGCCAACGCAGTAGCGACGGTTATATATACAAAGGCCCTCAAACCAGGCGTCGCCATCGTCATGAGCGGCATCTTGAATTTCCTTGGTGCGGTGCTGGTTGGAACGGCAGTTGCTACGGTGATAACGAAAATCATTCCTGCCGCTGTTGTCACGTTACCGATAGTGGTGGCAGTGTTGCTGGCAGCATTGATCTGGAACTTGATCACCTGGTGGTACGGAATTCCGGTCAGCTCCTCACACTGCTTAATAGCAAGCTTGTTCGGTGCCGGAGTGACGGCAGCCGGTTTTACAGGAGTAGATTGGAGCGAGCTGTACAAGGTCATGGCAGCGCTCTTTCTCTCACCACTGATCGGATTTTTCGCCGGTTGGTTGCTGACCTGGCTAACGCTGAAGTTATCGAAAGAAAAAGACAATCCACCTGGCACCAAACATGAACACTCTAAATTGATGCGGTTTCTCCACGTCATCGCCAGCGCTTCCGTCAGCTTCAGCCACGGCAGTAACGATGGGCAGAAAACGATGGGCATCATTACCCTCATCCTGGGCACTCACTTCAGCGGCTACACAACCAACCATGTCCCACTCTGGGTAATCATGAGTGCGGCGACGGCCATGGCGCTTGGCACCATCATCGGTGGATGGCGAGTCATTCGCACTGTCGGAACTAAAATCAGCAGAGAACGATTAAGCCATTCTCAGGGCTTCGGCGCATCAATGAGCACAGCTCTAATCATCCTGGCAGCCTCGCACATAGGCGCACCAATCAGCACCACCCACACCCTCAGTTCCGCCGTAGCTGGTGGAACGATACCGGCGCATGGAAAAGAGAAGTTAAATCCAAAAACCATGAAACTTTTGCTCAGCGCCTGGGTCCTCACAATACCGATTGCGGCGGCACTGGCAGCTATCTGTTATTCAATTTTGCGAATCATCTGGCATCCCTAA
- a CDS encoding ferrous iron transporter B, with the protein MSVSSKEMTQGQGRYSFPPASTRKIALAGNPNVGKSVIFNALTGMSADVSNYPGTTIDVSRGKLGEYDIADTPGVYGVSSFNDEERAARLMILEADTIVNVASALSLDRDLFLSIQLIEMGKPLLLVINQWDEAKRRGMEIDTSLLSKLLGVPVLKCVAVRKEGIDEIRQNIDHATVGNVSEEVLHCIQPLLDKGIDQAHALLIAEGDELSATACGVQPLPDRAAIYGTRRLLANEYVQQCVTQEAKTVNFSIKLGRFLLHPVWGSLISFAVCYLIFYQLLGVLIAGTLVDLTEKRIMKVYYEPAVRRLAANVFPSTITANDKTFDFPNGTLANPNEAAQLDSTISNTSVEDLKFNFWPNKSLMSVIGNILVGEYGLVTLTVTYLIGLLFPLVLGFYLGLSILEDSGYLPRLAVLVDRMMNKIGLNGRAIIPLILGLGCVTMATITTRLLSTKREKMIATALLGIAIPCSAQLGVVSGTLARVGGGYAWAVYLVVVTTILAVTGLLLNMIMPGKSGGLIMDLPPMRMPRADNVLKKTWSKSWNFLQDATPAFFIAGFAVTIAQMTGLLDAFIKLLQPITVTLLNLPNDPRIATTFILGIVRRDFASFGLTEVPLTAVQAVTAMIVITLFVPCIATVGVMCKERGPKVAFTIWFGSWACAFVIGGAIARLLPPVFKLVGL; encoded by the coding sequence ATGAGCGTTTCTTCCAAGGAAATGACTCAAGGTCAAGGACGCTATAGCTTTCCACCTGCCAGCACGCGCAAAATCGCGCTGGCGGGAAACCCAAACGTGGGCAAATCTGTAATTTTCAACGCTCTGACAGGTATGAGCGCAGACGTGTCGAACTACCCAGGCACGACGATCGATGTCTCTCGCGGCAAACTCGGCGAGTACGACATCGCTGACACTCCTGGAGTGTACGGCGTCTCGAGCTTCAACGACGAAGAAAGAGCAGCCAGATTAATGATTTTGGAAGCCGACACAATAGTCAACGTAGCTTCTGCACTCAGTCTCGACCGCGATTTGTTCCTATCCATTCAGCTGATTGAGATGGGAAAGCCACTTCTGCTCGTCATCAACCAGTGGGACGAGGCTAAGCGCCGAGGGATGGAAATTGACACCTCCCTTTTATCCAAACTACTCGGCGTGCCCGTTCTCAAATGCGTCGCTGTTCGGAAGGAAGGCATCGACGAAATTCGGCAGAATATCGACCATGCCACCGTCGGAAACGTCAGCGAAGAAGTGCTTCATTGCATTCAACCGCTATTGGACAAAGGCATCGACCAGGCACACGCTTTATTGATCGCCGAGGGTGATGAACTCTCAGCCACCGCATGTGGTGTTCAGCCGTTACCTGACCGCGCGGCAATCTATGGCACACGCAGATTACTCGCAAACGAGTACGTGCAACAGTGCGTCACGCAAGAAGCAAAAACAGTCAACTTCTCTATCAAGCTGGGTCGATTTCTTCTCCACCCAGTCTGGGGCTCATTGATCTCCTTTGCGGTTTGCTATTTAATCTTCTATCAACTGCTCGGCGTCCTCATCGCCGGCACTCTCGTTGATCTAACTGAAAAACGAATCATGAAGGTCTACTACGAGCCAGCAGTGAGACGATTAGCTGCAAATGTATTTCCGTCGACGATTACCGCGAACGACAAGACATTTGACTTTCCCAACGGAACGCTGGCGAATCCAAACGAAGCAGCTCAATTAGACTCCACAATAAGTAATACGTCAGTCGAGGACTTAAAGTTCAATTTCTGGCCGAACAAATCTTTGATGAGTGTGATCGGAAATATTCTGGTCGGCGAGTACGGTCTGGTCACACTGACGGTGACATATTTGATTGGGCTTCTATTTCCGCTCGTGCTCGGATTCTATCTTGGACTGTCGATTCTAGAAGACTCAGGATATCTGCCTCGACTGGCGGTGTTGGTTGATCGCATGATGAACAAGATTGGTTTGAATGGAAGAGCAATCATTCCACTTATTCTGGGTCTGGGCTGTGTAACCATGGCGACAATTACGACTCGGCTGCTGTCAACGAAACGCGAAAAGATGATTGCTACCGCCTTACTTGGAATCGCTATTCCATGTTCAGCGCAACTAGGGGTGGTATCAGGCACGCTCGCTAGAGTAGGCGGCGGATATGCATGGGCGGTCTATCTTGTCGTCGTTACCACAATACTCGCAGTCACAGGTTTGTTATTGAACATGATCATGCCTGGCAAATCAGGCGGACTGATCATGGACTTACCGCCAATGAGAATGCCCAGAGCCGACAACGTTCTGAAAAAAACCTGGAGTAAATCGTGGAACTTCCTGCAAGATGCAACGCCAGCATTTTTCATTGCTGGATTCGCAGTAACAATCGCTCAGATGACTGGGCTGCTTGATGCATTCATCAAGCTTCTGCAGCCAATCACAGTAACATTGCTCAATTTGCCGAATGATCCACGAATTGCCACCACATTCATTTTGGGAATTGTGCGCAGAGACTTCGCCTCATTCGGGCTGACCGAAGTGCCACTGACCGCGGTGCAGGCCGTGACTGCCATGATTGTGATTACTTTATTCGTACCCTGTATCGCCACGGTAGGCGTGATGTGCAAGGAACGGGGTCCCAAAGTGGCATTTACCATCTGGTTCGGCTCATGGGCTTGCGCATTCGTCATCGGTGGCGCCATCGCCAGGCTACTGCCGCCGGTATTCAAGCTCGTCGGGCTTTAG
- a CDS encoding LysM domain-containing protein has translation MTTVINCEREALDFDPVPDFLKDSPLPSREAAVSMSSKFFSDREVRDFNRDNRESLLPGPEAPKSDELEALWPGVHHDFEHSHRKAGSFYATVGFMAGSALSLLCVFGYSAISSQVVATKPVENKQMVAAAAKAPNAVTGAPQTVTGQDGSETLVPAANSYQVQPGDTLASIAQRNYNRVSPRLLDSICRANNMRNANVLSLGQKLTLPEYHAQSNQVAATSAAQVQ, from the coding sequence ATGACTACAGTGATTAACTGTGAGAGAGAAGCGCTAGATTTTGATCCGGTACCTGATTTTCTGAAAGACAGTCCTCTCCCATCCAGGGAAGCCGCTGTTTCTATGTCCTCAAAATTTTTCAGTGACCGTGAGGTTCGCGATTTCAATCGTGATAACCGTGAATCGCTCCTTCCTGGTCCCGAAGCGCCGAAGTCTGATGAATTAGAGGCACTGTGGCCGGGCGTTCATCATGATTTCGAACATTCGCACCGCAAGGCCGGAAGCTTTTACGCCACAGTCGGTTTCATGGCTGGTTCTGCTCTCTCTCTGCTCTGTGTCTTTGGTTATTCAGCGATATCATCTCAAGTAGTTGCCACCAAACCAGTCGAAAACAAACAGATGGTCGCAGCTGCTGCTAAGGCACCAAATGCGGTTACTGGCGCACCTCAGACCGTGACCGGTCAAGACGGTTCGGAGACTCTGGTTCCTGCCGCCAACAGCTATCAGGTGCAACCAGGCGACACGCTCGCAAGCATTGCACAGCGCAACTACAACCGGGTCAGCCCGAGACTGCTCGACTCCATTTGCCGTGCCAACAATATGCGCAATGCAAATGTGCTCAGCCTCGGACAGAAATTGACCTTGCCTGAATATCACGCTCAATCCAACCAGGTTGCCGCGACGAGCGCCGCCCAAGTGCAGTAG
- a CDS encoding DUF2384 domain-containing protein yields the protein MDKDRVIRVLSGGATLPEEINSEIEMLNILNQGLPVEALAEIEHKGIVDETEIKSFIAPRTLARRKSEKRLSPEESDLIARIARIHDFAVEVFGNSPKAHKWLRTPNRALNGHLPLGLLRSDYGARIVESILGRIAHGIYS from the coding sequence ATGGATAAGGATAGAGTCATAAGAGTTCTTTCGGGCGGTGCCACCTTGCCCGAAGAAATAAATTCAGAAATCGAAATGCTGAACATCCTCAACCAAGGACTGCCGGTAGAAGCACTGGCAGAAATCGAGCATAAAGGGATCGTTGACGAGACAGAAATTAAGTCATTTATCGCACCGCGAACATTGGCAAGGCGAAAAAGCGAAAAGCGTTTGTCACCCGAAGAATCGGATCTGATAGCGCGGATCGCTCGTATCCACGATTTCGCAGTTGAAGTGTTTGGGAACTCACCGAAGGCCCACAAGTGGCTACGCACGCCGAACCGAGCATTAAACGGACATCTTCCGTTAGGACTTCTCAGAAGCGATTACGGTGCGCGCATCGTTGAGTCTATCCTTGGTCGGATCGCTCACGGGATTTATTCTTGA